In the genome of Massilibacillus massiliensis, one region contains:
- a CDS encoding FAD-dependent oxidoreductase codes for MSTTNDETEKKGTGLSRRNFLKSSALAVAGVVGSGFIITGCGKGRKKDSQAANVGKNSVDLNAPSFMKAPALIKDNEIASVLEADVIIVGAGMAGLCAANSAAEDGAKVIVLEKTANVNFRGYDYGAVNSKVQKESGCTIDPVMITREMMRYAGYKNNQRVVMKWVNESGKVNDWLLNMALQSGCKIQHIWQRDEMVAEGATLPTMPSMTFVLEPTEEAIQKAPKGMIGGKPVIAMAWTLQSSAEKKGVEIHFNTPAVQLVRENNNTGKVTAVIAKNKDGKYIQYRGKKGIILCAGDYGNDTEMLQYYIPSSESVKINLYPSKANTGDGQKMGMWIGAAMDEAPHAPMYFDFGMVDAPGLADSVMRQPWLGLNIEGDRYGNEDLPYAYISNSVRQEPEYTKWNVWDSKWPKEAPTFHQTACKSLKSVYHDPKRLEQLIKDEVVKSANTLEELAQKMNIPADKLKASITRYNALAKKGFDEDFYKRQDCMTTIEQPPFYAAHISIALLVTLGGLKINESMQVLDKNKKIIPGLYAAGNTSGSFYANDYCVTVMGNSHGRAYTFGYLAGKNVLKEN; via the coding sequence ATGTCTACAACAAATGATGAAACAGAGAAAAAAGGAACAGGATTGTCTCGCCGCAATTTCTTAAAAAGCAGTGCACTAGCCGTTGCGGGTGTGGTCGGATCAGGCTTTATTATAACGGGCTGCGGCAAGGGTCGAAAAAAAGATAGCCAAGCGGCAAACGTGGGGAAGAATTCTGTAGATCTAAATGCCCCAAGCTTTATGAAAGCACCTGCATTGATTAAGGATAATGAAATAGCCTCCGTACTTGAAGCAGATGTTATTATTGTTGGCGCTGGAATGGCAGGCCTCTGCGCAGCTAATTCAGCAGCAGAAGATGGCGCAAAAGTAATCGTCTTAGAAAAAACGGCAAATGTCAATTTCCGCGGTTACGACTATGGTGCCGTCAATTCAAAAGTGCAAAAAGAATCTGGTTGTACCATAGACCCCGTAATGATAACACGTGAAATGATGCGTTACGCTGGTTATAAAAATAATCAGCGTGTTGTCATGAAGTGGGTCAATGAAAGCGGAAAAGTCAATGATTGGTTATTGAACATGGCACTGCAATCAGGGTGTAAAATACAACATATTTGGCAACGTGATGAAATGGTAGCCGAAGGTGCAACTTTGCCTACCATGCCATCTATGACATTTGTTCTTGAGCCAACAGAAGAAGCCATACAAAAAGCGCCAAAAGGTATGATTGGTGGTAAGCCGGTAATTGCAATGGCTTGGACACTGCAATCTTCCGCGGAAAAAAAAGGCGTTGAAATTCACTTTAATACACCAGCAGTACAACTCGTTAGAGAAAATAACAATACAGGAAAAGTAACCGCCGTAATTGCTAAAAACAAAGATGGCAAATACATACAATATCGAGGAAAAAAGGGAATTATATTATGTGCCGGTGATTACGGAAATGATACTGAAATGCTACAATATTATATTCCAAGCAGTGAAAGTGTCAAAATTAATTTATATCCTAGCAAAGCCAATACTGGTGATGGACAAAAAATGGGGATGTGGATAGGTGCTGCTATGGATGAAGCTCCACACGCACCTATGTATTTTGACTTTGGGATGGTAGATGCACCAGGCTTAGCAGATTCTGTTATGCGTCAACCCTGGTTAGGTTTAAATATCGAAGGTGATCGTTACGGCAACGAGGATTTGCCCTATGCTTATATTAGCAATTCAGTTCGGCAGGAACCTGAATACACCAAGTGGAATGTTTGGGATTCAAAATGGCCAAAAGAAGCTCCTACCTTCCATCAAACCGCTTGCAAATCATTAAAAAGTGTATATCATGATCCAAAACGCCTTGAACAACTTATTAAAGATGAAGTTGTAAAGTCAGCCAATACACTTGAGGAATTGGCACAAAAAATGAACATCCCGGCTGACAAATTAAAAGCATCCATAACCCGATATAATGCGCTTGCAAAAAAAGGATTTGATGAAGATTTTTATAAACGACAAGACTGTATGACAACGATTGAACAACCTCCATTTTATGCAGCACACATTTCTATTGCACTACTTGTTACATTAGGCGGTCTCAAAATTAATGAATCCATGCAAGTACTCGATAAAAATAAAAAAATTATCCCCGGTCTTTATGCCGCTGGCAATACTTCTGGCAGTTTTTATGCGAACGACTATTGCGTAACTGTAATGGGAAATAGCCATGGTCGTGCATACACTTTTGGTTATTTAGCAGGGAAAAACGTTTTAAAAGAGAATTAA
- a CDS encoding PucR family transcriptional regulator: protein MKNMSQSLFLLEKTTEQGLTAITIYLKKHLKKQFFIIDHWGKYHYRPNAFAEDTISLSCPTNENLTKNTFYQSDNKRLIYKVGKHDFYLFIVINSVTKEEINAIQDLLKNTKLSLLFCLNTMSESQANFSKIENDLMEILFVKKIQNFNDFLPFGHFNLNSDKPYVIQLIHLDKMNSFLRIHDVIDHLAEYTEKNKLPSMRAIYWQNNLVHIIPALYTSDTFEILEEWPEVRVSETFRKSAEQKFNIKISIGIGQVYPLCELYKSYKEAQIALLFNYHSNQSGYVQRFCDLGIFRHIFSQDINITKNYVLHKLGPILDYDNQKQSNLLSTLQILTSNGFNWKETAANCKVHVNTIYYRVERIEKILQTKLNTAESKFDLFVTLKLWDVLNLLEIIDDDYVGSIGNLEDTLLN from the coding sequence ATGAAAAACATGTCTCAAAGTCTATTTCTTCTTGAAAAAACGACTGAACAAGGATTGACCGCCATCACGATTTATCTAAAAAAACATCTAAAGAAACAATTTTTTATAATTGATCACTGGGGTAAATACCACTATAGGCCAAATGCATTTGCTGAAGATACGATATCTCTTTCCTGCCCAACAAATGAAAATTTGACTAAAAATACATTTTACCAATCAGATAATAAAAGGTTAATATACAAAGTTGGTAAACACGATTTTTATTTATTTATTGTGATCAATTCAGTTACAAAAGAAGAAATTAATGCTATACAAGATTTATTGAAAAATACAAAACTGTCCTTATTATTTTGTTTAAATACAATGTCCGAGAGTCAGGCAAATTTCTCAAAAATTGAGAACGATCTAATGGAAATTCTCTTTGTCAAAAAGATTCAAAACTTTAATGACTTTCTCCCCTTTGGTCATTTCAATTTAAATAGCGATAAGCCTTACGTTATTCAATTAATCCATTTAGATAAAATGAATAGTTTCTTAAGAATACATGATGTAATTGACCATCTTGCAGAATATACAGAAAAAAATAAATTGCCATCCATGCGCGCAATTTATTGGCAAAATAATTTAGTGCATATCATCCCCGCTTTATACACCAGTGATACGTTTGAAATCTTAGAAGAATGGCCTGAAGTGAGAGTTTCAGAAACTTTCCGTAAATCAGCCGAGCAAAAATTTAATATAAAAATATCTATTGGTATTGGGCAAGTATATCCCTTGTGTGAGCTTTATAAAAGCTATAAAGAAGCACAAATTGCACTTCTTTTTAATTATCACTCGAATCAGTCGGGCTATGTGCAACGCTTTTGTGATTTAGGTATTTTTCGCCATATCTTCTCTCAGGACATAAATATAACCAAAAACTATGTATTACACAAATTAGGGCCTATTCTTGACTATGATAATCAAAAGCAATCTAATCTTTTAAGTACATTACAAATCTTAACTTCGAATGGTTTTAATTGGAAAGAAACTGCCGCAAATTGCAAAGTTCATGTCAATACAATCTATTATCGAGTGGAACGCATTGAAAAAATATTGCAGACAAAACTCAATACTGCAGAATCAAAATTTGATCTATTTGTGACTTTAAAATTATGGGATGTATTAAACTTATTAGAAATAATAGATGATGACTATGTTGGTTCCATTGGTAATCTGGAAGATACTCTTTTAAATTAA
- a CDS encoding PucR family transcriptional regulator: MKNNSIDEIGILDKLLNEGISSVGYDFEKITKKEIVMGNHYGEIFYASPNIDCNRFKILLSKLPPISETEYYYRKRDHLLFYQLSKQKQKFIIALNNVNQEDILLFVEKIQLLKLALKTFMDIQYRAQQHTKQFEKNFVETLIKSSATIHDIIGLNNIDLKTDQQYSIFLIVADSLTINLGEFTKSLFETCTRIDSIKIFPPILWNDAIVVIIPAEQMISVKSQQSACMCIEKALDDWRTKSEEKLKLQISCGLGQFYLLTDLHKSYIEAKIALAFPQLMKKTSTLQAFHNLGVFSMIFSQDILTLKDYALKTLNPIIEYDRTTKMQLVDTLRILLNNDLNWTQTSKLMFVHVNTIHYRYDKIEKLLLLDLSTGKTRGNVFAALKIWDVLNKIGFIEK; encoded by the coding sequence ATGAAAAATAACTCGATTGATGAAATTGGAATATTAGATAAATTACTAAATGAAGGGATCTCTAGTGTTGGATATGATTTCGAGAAAATAACTAAAAAAGAGATTGTTATGGGCAATCATTATGGGGAAATTTTTTATGCTTCACCAAACATCGATTGCAATCGCTTTAAAATTTTACTTTCAAAATTGCCTCCAATAAGCGAAACAGAATACTATTATCGTAAAAGAGATCATTTGCTTTTTTATCAATTGAGCAAACAAAAACAAAAATTTATTATTGCCTTAAACAATGTTAACCAAGAAGATATTTTATTATTTGTTGAAAAAATTCAGCTATTGAAATTGGCATTGAAAACATTTATGGATATACAATATCGTGCCCAGCAACATACGAAACAATTTGAAAAAAATTTTGTAGAAACATTGATAAAAAGCAGCGCAACAATTCATGATATCATCGGACTTAATAATATAGATTTAAAAACAGATCAACAGTATAGCATATTTTTAATTGTAGCAGATAGTCTTACAATTAATTTAGGGGAATTTACAAAATCTCTTTTTGAAACTTGTACTAGAATTGATTCGATAAAAATTTTTCCACCGATACTTTGGAATGATGCAATTGTCGTAATTATCCCAGCTGAACAGATGATTTCTGTAAAAAGTCAACAATCCGCATGTATGTGCATAGAAAAGGCACTTGATGACTGGAGAACAAAGTCGGAGGAAAAATTAAAACTACAAATCTCTTGTGGATTAGGACAATTCTATTTACTAACAGATCTTCATAAATCTTATATTGAAGCAAAAATAGCATTGGCATTCCCCCAACTCATGAAGAAAACAAGTACACTGCAAGCCTTTCATAATCTTGGAGTTTTTAGCATGATCTTTTCACAAGACATTCTCACCTTGAAAGACTACGCCTTAAAAACCTTAAATCCAATTATTGAGTATGATCGAACAACAAAAATGCAACTAGTTGATACACTTCGTATTTTATTAAATAATGACTTGAATTGGACACAGACGTCTAAACTCATGTTCGTTCATGTGAATACAATTCATTATCGTTATGATAAAATCGAAAAACTACTTCTGTTAGATTTATCAACGGGGAAAACTCGCGGTAATGTATTTGCTGCATTAAAAATTTGGGATGTATTAAATAAAATAGGTTTTATCGAAAAATAA
- the brnQ gene encoding branched-chain amino acid transport system II carrier protein: MDKKLTLSSYVLIGSMLFGLFFGAGNLIFPVHMGQAAGSNVVPATIGFLVTGIGLPFLGVVAIGISKSDGLFGLASRVHPVFAYSMTVLLYLTIGPFFALPRTGTVSYEIGLAPYIAAEYQMFGLAVFTILFFLIALIFSLKPSKILTWVGKILNPLFLLFLAFLIGMSFLNPMGTVSGAEIQGMYVAEPFFKGFTEGYNTMDALASLAFGIIVVQTIKDLGVQSPRNIAMGTIKAGIVSVVLMGIIYSCLAYIGATSISQYQASANGGIALAQIAKYYFGSAGSILLAIIVTLACLKTAIGLITACSETFQKIFPGLMEYRAYVILFTIVSCIIANAGLTQIIVLSIPALMFLYPLAIMLIVLTFLSPLFQHRQIVYRTTTVCTLFVSIADAFNAMPNFIKEESGVQIFLNFYQTFLPFFDIGMGWVIPMFVGLSIGWIIGIFQKNSARSY, encoded by the coding sequence ATGGACAAAAAATTGACGTTATCATCGTATGTACTTATTGGTTCTATGTTATTTGGGTTATTTTTTGGTGCTGGAAATTTAATTTTTCCTGTACATATGGGGCAAGCGGCTGGCAGTAATGTTGTGCCTGCTACGATTGGATTTCTTGTGACTGGTATTGGACTGCCTTTTTTAGGTGTTGTAGCAATCGGTATATCTAAAAGTGATGGATTATTTGGCTTAGCCAGCCGTGTTCATCCAGTATTCGCATATAGTATGACCGTCTTGTTATATTTGACAATCGGCCCATTTTTTGCCTTGCCGCGCACAGGGACAGTTTCTTATGAAATTGGTTTAGCTCCATATATTGCAGCAGAGTATCAAATGTTTGGGTTAGCTGTTTTTACGATTTTATTTTTCCTTATCGCACTCATTTTTTCATTAAAACCGAGTAAAATTTTAACTTGGGTTGGTAAGATTCTAAATCCGTTGTTTTTGTTATTTTTGGCTTTTTTAATTGGGATGAGTTTTTTGAATCCGATGGGGACTGTTTCGGGAGCTGAAATTCAGGGAATGTACGTTGCTGAACCATTTTTCAAAGGATTTACAGAAGGGTATAATACAATGGATGCGCTGGCATCGCTTGCTTTTGGTATAATTGTTGTTCAGACAATTAAAGATTTGGGCGTGCAAAGTCCACGAAATATCGCAATGGGAACGATAAAAGCTGGGATTGTTAGCGTTGTTCTAATGGGGATTATTTATAGTTGTTTGGCGTATATTGGTGCTACGAGCATTAGCCAATATCAAGCATCAGCAAATGGTGGGATTGCATTGGCACAGATTGCGAAATACTATTTTGGTTCAGCTGGAAGTATTTTATTGGCTATTATTGTGACACTCGCCTGTTTAAAAACGGCGATTGGCCTAATTACTGCATGTTCAGAAACATTCCAAAAAATATTTCCTGGTTTGATGGAGTATCGGGCTTATGTGATTTTATTTACGATCGTATCTTGTATAATTGCAAATGCTGGCCTGACGCAAATTATCGTCTTGTCAATTCCTGCCCTCATGTTCTTGTATCCATTAGCAATTATGTTGATTGTACTTACCTTTTTATCACCGTTGTTTCAACATCGTCAAATTGTATATAGAACAACTACAGTTTGTACGTTATTTGTCAGTATTGCGGATGCTTTTAATGCAATGCCCAATTTTATTAAGGAGGAATCTGGGGTTCAAATCTTTCTGAATTTCTATCAAACTTTTTTACCTTTTTTTGATATCGGAATGGGCTGGGTAATTCCAATGTTCGTAGGTTTGTCTATAGGATGGATAATTGGAATATTTCAAAAAAATTCAGCAAGAAGTTACTAA
- a CDS encoding Nramp family divalent metal transporter produces MKNTVNQYFRITHKTSEKARNFLKYIGPGLLITVGFIDPGNWASNMAAGAEYGYQLLWMVTLSTIMLIILQHNVAHLGIVTGLCLSEAATIYLKPWISRSFLFSAIAAAVATALAEILGGAIAISILFHIPIKIAYIITAIICGWLLWSNSYKKLEKVIIGFVSLVGISFLVELSLVQVDWQQAAIGWVVPALPEGSLPVVMSVLGAVVMPHNLFLHSEIIQSRQWNLEDESIINKQLKYEFLDTLLSMGIGWAINSAMILIAATVFFSNHIVVEELQQAQEMLKPLLGDGASLIFAAGLLFAGIASTTTAGMAGGSIFAGLFKEAYNIKDHHSWNGVFLTYGLALIILFFIEDQFKGLVYSQIALSMQLPWTIALQIYLTSSKNVMGKYANTKFQKCILCSIGGIVTILNVMLLINML; encoded by the coding sequence ATGAAAAATACAGTAAATCAATACTTTAGAATAACGCATAAGACGAGTGAAAAAGCTCGTAATTTTCTTAAATATATTGGCCCAGGTCTGCTTATTACAGTTGGCTTTATTGATCCTGGGAATTGGGCATCCAATATGGCGGCTGGTGCTGAATATGGGTATCAGCTTTTATGGATGGTTACTTTGTCTACGATCATGCTCATTATATTACAGCACAATGTCGCTCATTTGGGAATTGTTACCGGATTGTGTTTATCTGAGGCGGCTACAATCTATTTGAAACCTTGGATTTCACGGAGTTTTCTATTTTCAGCAATTGCTGCAGCTGTGGCGACTGCTTTGGCTGAAATCTTGGGTGGAGCGATTGCGATTTCTATATTATTTCACATTCCAATTAAAATAGCCTATATCATAACGGCGATTATTTGTGGTTGGCTGTTGTGGTCAAACTCTTATAAAAAATTAGAAAAAGTAATTATTGGCTTTGTATCATTGGTCGGTATATCCTTTTTAGTTGAACTAAGTCTGGTTCAGGTTGATTGGCAGCAAGCTGCAATTGGATGGGTTGTTCCGGCATTGCCGGAAGGTTCTTTACCTGTCGTTATGAGTGTATTAGGAGCTGTAGTTATGCCACATAACTTATTTCTGCATTCGGAAATTATTCAGAGTCGGCAATGGAATTTAGAAGACGAATCGATCATTAACAAGCAGCTAAAATATGAGTTTTTAGATACTTTATTATCGATGGGAATTGGCTGGGCAATCAATAGTGCCATGATCTTGATTGCTGCGACGGTTTTTTTCAGTAATCATATTGTTGTTGAAGAATTGCAGCAAGCACAAGAGATGCTGAAACCGCTACTAGGTGATGGCGCTTCTCTAATTTTTGCAGCAGGATTGCTTTTTGCTGGCATTGCATCGACAACTACAGCTGGTATGGCAGGTGGAAGTATTTTTGCTGGCTTGTTTAAAGAAGCTTATAATATAAAAGACCATCATTCATGGAATGGAGTTTTTCTTACGTATGGATTGGCTTTAATTATTCTATTTTTTATTGAGGATCAATTTAAAGGGCTGGTTTATTCACAAATTGCATTGAGTATGCAATTGCCATGGACAATTGCTTTGCAAATTTATCTTACCTCATCGAAGAATGTGATGGGCAAGTATGCAAATACTAAGTTTCAAAAATGTATTTTATGTAGTATTGGAGGTATTGTAACTATATTAAATGTAATGTTATTAATCAATATGTTGTAA
- the thiT gene encoding energy-coupled thiamine transporter ThiT — MGESLIHSITIISKHPTSIFAMIGMVILLAAFFHIKKVTLHTRIIVHIALMIALTVILHNLRLYHMPQGGSITLGSMIPLLFIAFLYGPAIGYLAGFLYGLFNLLQNPYLFHPVQVLFDYPLPFMAIGLAGYFKNQIFLGASIGILGRFICHFISGAVFFANYAPPGTSPYWYAFVFNITYLLPELILCLIILYILPTKRLLSQFKHTQTS; from the coding sequence ATGGGAGAATCCTTAATTCATAGTATAACAATAATTTCTAAACATCCTACAAGCATCTTTGCCATGATTGGAATGGTCATCTTACTGGCGGCATTTTTTCATATAAAGAAAGTTACACTTCACACACGCATAATCGTTCATATTGCTTTGATGATAGCCTTAACCGTCATACTACATAATTTACGGCTATATCATATGCCACAAGGTGGCAGCATAACATTGGGAAGTATGATTCCTCTTTTATTCATTGCATTTCTTTATGGCCCTGCGATTGGCTATTTAGCCGGATTTCTTTATGGGCTTTTCAATTTGCTGCAAAATCCTTATCTTTTCCATCCTGTTCAAGTACTCTTTGATTACCCATTACCTTTCATGGCAATCGGATTGGCTGGATATTTTAAAAATCAAATCTTCCTTGGCGCTAGTATTGGTATTTTAGGAAGATTTATTTGTCATTTTATCTCTGGTGCGGTTTTCTTTGCAAACTATGCACCTCCAGGAACTTCACCTTATTGGTATGCTTTTGTCTTCAATATAACCTATCTCTTACCTGAGCTTATTTTGTGTCTGATAATCTTATATATCTTACCAACCAAGCGTTTATTATCGCAATTTAAGCATACACAGACCTCCTAA
- a CDS encoding CPBP family intramembrane glutamic endopeptidase, which produces MKKLQCTTIHHASKQLFPLIVFILFIFTSWSIYILSLDGHIKNTFPFIYQILHIGLDKLLLMALPSYLYLTYFEKTNCLLFLKLNHKITTGLRYTILSILFLTLLAFHNQYQLLNYIKFTPKLSLYLWIDAILLAAIMDEIIFRGIILQTLASHMSFTKATFFSTCFFVFIHFPRWYNLGHFSDYTIIGNINFIFCFGILMGYILKKSNSLWPCILIHFVNNFISNALNL; this is translated from the coding sequence ATGAAAAAATTACAATGCACTACAATTCATCACGCTTCCAAACAATTATTCCCATTGATCGTATTTATTCTTTTTATTTTTACAAGTTGGTCTATCTATATTTTATCTTTGGATGGGCACATAAAAAATACATTTCCATTTATTTATCAAATTCTGCACATTGGGCTTGATAAATTATTACTTATGGCGTTACCAAGTTATCTTTATTTAACCTACTTTGAAAAGACAAATTGCCTGCTCTTTCTTAAACTCAATCATAAAATAACAACAGGCTTGAGATACACCATCCTAAGTATTTTATTCTTGACACTGCTCGCCTTTCACAATCAGTATCAGCTTTTAAATTACATAAAATTCACACCTAAATTATCGCTTTATCTTTGGATCGATGCGATCCTCCTCGCTGCAATTATGGATGAAATTATATTTAGGGGAATCATTTTACAAACCTTGGCATCACATATGTCCTTTACAAAAGCAACTTTTTTCAGCACTTGCTTCTTTGTTTTCATTCATTTTCCCCGTTGGTATAACCTTGGACATTTTTCTGACTATACAATTATCGGTAATATCAATTTTATCTTTTGCTTTGGTATTTTGATGGGATATATTTTAAAAAAATCAAACTCACTTTGGCCTTGCATCCTCATTCATTTTGTAAACAACTTTATAAGCAACGCGTTAAACTTATAA
- a CDS encoding rubredoxin-like domain-containing protein, whose translation MKKLFKCSVCNFIYEGENAPDVCPKCGQPHEKFAELSSENAQKVYNSEATNDIQMEIISLLNKVINLSKEGIDLNLDPACVSAFQKAVTASYTMKQNFKAEIENHIGKGKW comes from the coding sequence ATGAAAAAGCTATTCAAATGTAGTGTGTGTAATTTTATCTATGAAGGAGAAAATGCTCCGGATGTCTGTCCTAAATGCGGACAACCGCATGAGAAATTTGCTGAATTATCATCTGAAAATGCTCAAAAAGTTTATAATTCCGAAGCAACCAACGATATTCAAATGGAAATCATCTCCTTACTTAACAAGGTCATCAATTTATCCAAAGAAGGTATTGATTTAAATCTTGATCCAGCTTGTGTTAGCGCATTTCAAAAGGCGGTTACTGCAAGTTATACGATGAAACAAAATTTCAAAGCCGAAATCGAAAATCACATCGGAAAAGGAAAATGGTAA
- a CDS encoding ferritin — MISKKMQDAINEQIKLEFYSANLYLSMSAYMEGKNLKGIAHWLKVQYEEETFHALKLYDYMNSREGQVVMPSVDAPPVDFGSPLETFEQVLKHEQEITGAIHKLYKVAVEENDFAAQIFLQWYITEQMEEEASASEVIGKMKLIGDSGIDLLYLDNELSSRVFVPPAANA; from the coding sequence ATGATTAGTAAGAAAATGCAAGACGCAATTAATGAACAAATTAAATTAGAATTTTATTCTGCGAATTTGTACTTATCAATGTCTGCCTATATGGAAGGAAAAAATCTTAAAGGCATTGCACATTGGCTAAAAGTTCAATATGAGGAAGAGACCTTCCATGCATTAAAATTATATGATTATATGAATAGTCGTGAAGGGCAGGTTGTTATGCCGAGTGTTGATGCACCGCCTGTTGACTTTGGTTCACCACTAGAGACTTTTGAACAAGTTTTAAAACATGAGCAGGAAATTACCGGAGCCATTCACAAATTATATAAAGTTGCAGTTGAGGAAAATGATTTTGCTGCACAAATTTTCTTACAATGGTATATTACAGAACAAATGGAAGAAGAAGCAAGTGCGTCTGAAGTTATCGGTAAGATGAAATTAATTGGTGACAGTGGCATTGATTTGCTGTATTTAGATAATGAACTTAGCAGCAGAGTTTTTGTTCCACCAGCAGCTAATGCATAA
- a CDS encoding SDR family oxidoreductase yields the protein MYPKYSSFGTKTQSTKIPIAFQPQQQIRQPGSEYTMSPRPISENKNYIGSEKLKGKVALITGGDSGIGRAVAYAFAKEKASIAISYLNEHHDAEETASRIKKFGGKFILLPGDLRNESHSCEIVKKVRKNFGNIDILVNNHAVQFPKTSILDITAEQLDTTFRTNIYPFFYLTKAVLPYMKPYSSIINTASITAYVGNKDLIDYSATKGAIVSFTRSLSLSLAEKQIRVNAVAPGPIWTPLIPASFSTKKISEFGNNTPMKRAGQPFELAPAYVYLASDDSVYVSGQVLHINGGIITVS from the coding sequence ATGTATCCGAAATATTCATCATTTGGCACCAAGACACAATCCACTAAAATTCCCATTGCCTTTCAGCCGCAGCAACAGATTCGTCAACCTGGATCAGAATATACAATGTCGCCTCGCCCAATTTCGGAAAATAAAAATTATATTGGAAGCGAAAAATTAAAAGGGAAAGTAGCATTGATAACAGGCGGCGATAGTGGTATCGGAAGAGCCGTTGCCTATGCATTTGCTAAAGAAAAAGCATCGATTGCGATTTCCTACCTCAATGAGCATCATGACGCCGAAGAAACTGCATCCAGAATAAAAAAATTCGGTGGAAAATTTATCCTACTGCCGGGTGATTTGCGCAATGAATCACACTCCTGTGAAATTGTAAAAAAAGTGAGAAAAAATTTCGGCAATATAGATATTTTAGTTAACAATCACGCGGTTCAATTTCCCAAAACCTCGATTCTGGATATAACCGCGGAACAACTTGATACTACCTTTAGAACGAATATCTATCCTTTTTTTTATTTAACCAAAGCCGTTCTTCCTTACATGAAACCATACAGTTCTATCATAAATACAGCCTCGATCACGGCCTATGTTGGAAACAAAGATTTAATTGATTATTCTGCTACAAAGGGTGCTATTGTAAGCTTTACTCGCTCGCTATCTCTATCACTGGCAGAAAAACAAATTCGCGTCAATGCTGTCGCCCCCGGACCAATCTGGACACCACTCATACCAGCTTCTTTTTCAACTAAAAAGATAAGCGAATTTGGTAATAATACCCCAATGAAGCGTGCAGGACAGCCTTTTGAATTGGCTCCAGCTTATGTATATCTAGCCAGTGATGACTCCGTATACGTATCAGGACAAGTCCTCCATATCAATGGCGGCATCATTACAGTCTCTTAA
- a CDS encoding TVP38/TMEM64 family protein → MSSFQNRTRMIILLVFAAVILSVYWLNPEPLRKMIQLLMSGDLGASIDYIRSFGPYAAVVSFFIVVFINSVAVLPNIFILAANGIIFGIVEGTIISWLAEVVGVVISFIFLRYFFRDYAKRVIERSNALQRVNEFSGKKGFQIMVIARSIPFIPSGLITALGALSDISLKDYILATLIGKFPSALIEVTLGHDLASYHENSNRLMVVILISIAAYGGYLWYKKKHTDR, encoded by the coding sequence ATGAGTAGTTTTCAAAATAGAACTCGTATGATCATATTACTTGTATTTGCAGCAGTTATTTTGTCTGTTTATTGGTTAAATCCGGAACCATTACGTAAAATGATTCAATTGCTTATGTCTGGAGATTTAGGAGCGAGTATCGATTATATTCGTTCTTTTGGTCCTTATGCGGCAGTTGTTAGCTTTTTTATCGTTGTATTTATTAATAGTGTAGCAGTGTTGCCGAATATTTTTATTTTAGCGGCCAACGGTATTATTTTTGGAATTGTAGAGGGGACCATTATATCATGGCTGGCAGAAGTAGTAGGAGTCGTTATTAGTTTTATTTTTTTGCGATATTTTTTCCGTGATTATGCGAAACGTGTTATTGAGCGTAGTAATGCACTGCAAAGAGTAAATGAATTCAGCGGGAAAAAAGGTTTTCAGATTATGGTGATTGCACGCAGCATTCCTTTTATTCCATCTGGTCTTATTACAGCATTAGGGGCGCTGAGTGATATTAGTTTAAAAGATTATATTTTAGCAACTTTAATAGGAAAATTCCCATCCGCTTTGATTGAAGTGACGCTTGGACACGATTTGGCTTCTTATCATGAAAATTCAAATCGACTTATGGTGGTGATATTGATTTCAATAGCCGCTTATGGTGGATATCTGTGGTATAAGAAAAAGCATACCGATCGTTAA